Proteins encoded within one genomic window of Halalkalicoccus subterraneus:
- a CDS encoding DUF5518 domain-containing protein, with amino-acid sequence MVLPPPIRILPTAWRFALIGALASLPVTVVLNWLPNSEATPGGGIMIVGAFIAGAIATICSTDPDAAGLRAGFLAGVLELLTFIVSVGTPAAWSLSRVVFFVFASGVVICVAPLFGRGSGRVGGWVADSVVSRWQASPNAS; translated from the coding sequence ATGGTCTTGCCTCCCCCTATTCGCATTCTCCCTACAGCATGGCGATTCGCGCTCATTGGTGCTTTAGCCTCGCTACCTGTCACTGTCGTTCTAAACTGGCTGCCGAACTCAGAGGCGACCCCCGGTGGTGGTATCATGATAGTCGGGGCATTCATCGCTGGGGCCATTGCCACGATCTGCTCAACAGATCCGGATGCTGCCGGACTCCGTGCTGGTTTTCTTGCTGGCGTCCTTGAATTGCTCACGTTCATCGTATCAGTAGGCACGCCGGCGGCATGGTCGCTGTCCAGAGTCGTCTTCTTCGTCTTCGCCAGTGGGGTAGTCATATGCGTCGCCCCATTGTTCGGACGAGGATCCGGTCGTGTCGGTGGTTGGGTGGCAGATAGTGTTGTCTCACGATGGCAGGCCAGCCCGAACGCGTCGTAA